The region GAGGCGTGCTGTGACCCTGGCGTCCATCCCTGAACTGCTCGCGGAACTGCGGGCCGGGCGGCCCGTGATCCTGGTGGACGACGAGAACCGAGAGAACGAGGGCGACCTGCTGATGCCCGCCGCCACGGCCACGCCCGAGTGGGTGAATTTCATGGCGCGCGAGGGCCGCGGCCTGATCTGCGTGACCCTCACCCCGGACCGCGCCCGGGCGCTGGACCTGACGCCCATGGTGGGGAGCAGCACCGACCCGAACGGCACGGCGTTCACCGTCAGCGTGGATCACGTGAGCAACAGCACCGGCATCAGCGCCTTCGACCGCGCCGCCACGATTGCCGCCCTGATGGACGACGCGGCGAAACCCGCCGATTTCCGCCGCCCCGGCCACATCTTCCCGCTCGTCGCGCGGCCCGGCGGGGTGCTGCGCCGCGCCGGGCACACCGAGGCGGGCTGTGACCTCGCCCGGCTGGCGGGCTTCGCGCCGGTCGGCGTGATCTGCGAGATCATGGGCGACGACGGCGAGATGAGCCGCCTCCCGGACCTCCTCGCGTTCGGTGAGCGGCACGGGCTGAAGGTCGGCAGCATCGAGGCGCTGATCGCCTACCGCCTGGAACACGACCCCTTTATGCAGCTCGTCGCGGAAGCGCAGTTGCCCACCGAGCACGGCGAGTTCCGCCTCGTCGGCTTCGAGGATTCCCTGACCGGCGCTGAGCACGTCGCGCTCGTCATGGGTGAAATCACGCCCGAGCCGATGCTGGTGCGCGTGCACAGCGAATGCCTCACCGGGGATGGCTTCCACAGCCTGCGCTGCGACTGCGGACCGCAACGCGACGCGGCCATGCAGGCCATCGCCGCCGAGGGCCGCGGCGTCCTCGTGTACCTCCGCCAGGAAGGGCGCGGCATCGGCCTGCTGAACAAGATCCGCGCGTACCACCTCCAGGACGGCGGTGCCGATACCGTCGAGGCGAACCTGCAACTGGGGTTCCCCGCCGACGCCCGCGACTTCGGCATCGGCGCGCAGATGCTCCACCTCCTGGGCGCGCGGCAACTGCGCGTCCTGACGAACAACCCCCGCAAACTGCACTCCCTGGGCGGCTTCGGCCTGGAAGTCGTCGAACGCGTGCCCCTGCACGTCGGGCACAACGAACACAACACCGCGTACCTCAGCACCAAAGCCGCCAAACTCGGCCACCTCGGCACCGACGGCAGCGGCGACTGAGAACCCCTCAGTCCGCTGCGCGGCCAGCTCCCCTTAACGGGGAGCCAAGGACACCAACATGCCCATGCCTCCCCTTGAGGGGAGGTGCCCGAAGGGCAGAGGGGTCTGCCCGCAGGTTCACCGTCCATCACCCACAAGGAGAATCACCATGAACCGAATTGAAGCCAATCTGCTCGCCACCGACCTGAAGTTCGCTGTTGTCAGTACCCGCTGGAATCACCTGATCGTGGACCGTCTGGTGGAGGGGGCGGAGCTGGCGTTCGTGCAGCACGGCGGGAAGACCGAGAACCTGGACCACTTCCTGGCGCCGGGCAGCTACGAGGTGCCGCTGATCGCGCGCAAACTCGCGGAGTCCGGGAAGTATGACGCGGTGGTGTGCCTGGGGGCCGTCATCAAGGGCGATACGGACCACTACGATTTCGTGGCGGGCGGCGCGGCGAACGGCATCCTGAACACCAGTCTGCACACGGGGGTGCCGGTGGCGTTCGGCGTGCTGACGACGGACACGGTCGAGCAGGCCCTGAACCGCGCCGGGATCAAGGCCGGGAACAAGGGCGCCGAGGCGGTGCTGGCGATGATCGAGACCGTGAACCTGCTGCGGCAGATCGGGTAAGCGGGCAGTGCGGGGCGCGGGTGGGGGAGACTGCGGCCCGTGCCCCGTGCCCGTCATGCGGATTCCGTTTGTTTCGTTGACAGATCGGAACACCACCGATCTGTCAACTCCACGTCCGGAACCCGTTTCTCTCCTCCTCGCTCTGCTCGAGTTGAAAGTTTTTGCAAACCTTTCAACCGGAGTCCTGATCAGGCCCAGCCGCTGTCCAGCAGCGCGCGGGTCTCGGCGACGGCTTCCTGCCAGATGAGCTGCATCTCGCGGTCGGGGCGGCGGTGCAGGCCGCCGTAGTTGCCGTCGCCCAGCACCTCGCGCACCTTCGCGGGGGGCAGCTGGCGCAGCGCGGCGACGTCCACCATGGGTTTGCGCTCCTCGGGGGCCGGGACGCCGTCCAGGCGGGTCCAGGGGAAGTTCTCCATCCAGCTGGCGTGGCTGGCCAGGGGGTCCACGCGCTGCACGGCGGCCCAGGTGCGGGGGGCGTTCCACCAGTTGTGCCACTGCACGCGCGCGTCCGGGTGGCGGGCCAGCCACTCGCCCAGCCAGCCCTGCCCGGGCGTGTTCCCGCCGTGTCCGTTCACGATCAGGATGCGCCGGAAGCCCTGTTCGTGCAGGCCGCTCAGCAGGTCGTCGAGCAGATTCAGGTACGTGCTCACCCGCAGGCTGAGGGTGCCCGGGTACGCCGCGAACGTGGGCGTGATGCCGTACGGCAGGGCGGGGAACACCGGGACGCCGCTGCCGTCGGCGGCCTCACGCGCGACCCGTTCGGCCAGCAGCGTGTCGGTCGCGAGGCTGAGGGTCGCGTGCTGCTCGGTGCAGCCCAGCGGGAGGACGCAGCGGTCCTCGCGGGTCAGCAGGTCCTCGACCATGCCCCAGTTCATCCCCTGAATGTGCATGGGTCACACTAGCGCATGCGGCCGCACGGCAGGGACGCACCCGCCGGGATGGGCGGGTGCGTCCGGAACGAGGGAAGTTTTACTGGGGCAGCAGGGTGCTCAGGTCCTTCAGGGCGTCGGGCAGCTTCTTCTCGATCAGTTTGCCGTCGCGGACGTACTTCACCGTCACCTGATCGCCGGGCGCGAAGTCCATGTCGTTCCCGTCGGCGATGGAGCCGCTGGCGGTCAGGACGTTGCTGTCGTTGTAGCTCAGGGCGGCGTTCAGGGTGCCGCTGACGTTCCGGAAGAAGTTCTCCTTCTTCAGTTCGGCGTCGCTGATCACGATGTTCTTCACGTCACGCAGGTACACGGCGCTGGCGACCTTGTGGTTGGGCAGGGTCAGGTCGGCCGTCAGGGTCGCGCCGCTGGGCGTGAAGGTCAGGGTGTCCGTGCAGCGGTTCGCGGTGGCGCCGTCCAGGCTGAAGTCCACGCTGACGCTGCCCGTGTTCTTCGTGGTGGTGTGCTTGGCGTCGGCCTTGAGTTTCAGGCCCTGCGCGCCCCAGTTGTACTCCAGGTTCATGCTCAGGGGCGCGTTCGTCTGACGGCCCGCCCAGGCGTTCAGCTTCAGCGCGTCGGGACCGAAGGTGTTCAGGCAGCCCCCGGGCGTCATGGTGAAGGTCGCCCCGGCGCGGGCGGTGCCCTTCTCGGTGATGGTGCCGCTGGCGTTGGTGGGGACCTCGGTCTGCACGGGCACCCAGGTGTTCTGCATGGAGTCGTAACGCGTGCCGCTGTCCACCCAGACGGTGGGTGCGCCGTTCACGCGCCACTTCGCCTCGACGCGCACGCCGGTGGCCTCGTTGATCATGACCGCGCCGTCGGTGGGGGTGGCGGACTCGCTGACGGTCCCGTCGGTCTTGAGGGTCACGGTCCCGGTGGGCAGGGCCTCACGGATGCCCACCACGACGCTCTGACTGCTCAGCTGGCTGCGGCCCGTCACGCGGCCCAGCAGCTGACGGCCGATCTGGGTGGGGCGGTCCAGGCTGAGGCTCATGGGGCCGCTCTGCGGCATGAACAGCCCCATCAGGGTCTTCAGGTCAGGGTCCAGGTCCGGGTTGGCCGGGTTCGTCAGGGTGTTGAACTGCTGCGCGGCGGCGGCGGCGGTCTCGGGGGCCTTCTGCAGGTCGAGGCTCTTCCCGACGACGGGCGCAGCGGGTTCCTGCTGGGCAGGATCGGTGGGGGTGCGGCCGGTCCGGTCGCAGGAGGCGAGCAGCAGGGCGCCGACGGTCAGCAGGGCAGTGGTACGTTTCACACCGTCACCTTAGGGAACCTTCATTCGTCTGTCGTCCGCATGTGACGCACACCCCACCGGCCTGCATCCGGGCGGGTCGGACATGGCCCGCGCGTGCCCGGGCGGCGCGGCGTAGCGTGGGGGCATGAGCGACACGCCGGCCGACACCACGCACCCCCAGGGGTGGACGTATGAGACGACTGCGGTGCACAGCAGCATTCCGCGTGGGCTGGGGCAGACCATCGGTTTCCCGATCCACGCGGCGGCCGCGTTCCAGTTCGACACGCTGGAGGAGGCGCAACTGGAATTCCAGCAGAACACCGGCCTGAGTTACGCCCGCCTGCAGAACCCGACGGTGCGCGCACTGGAGGACCGCATCACGACCCTGGAGGGCGGCGCGGCGACCGTGGCGGTGGCGAGCGGGCAGGCGGCGACCCTCACGGCGATCCTCAGCGTGTGCCGCGCGGGGGATCACGTCGTGTCGGCCAGCAGCCTGTTCGGCGGGACGACCGGGATGCTGAGCAACATCCTGCCCTTGATGGGCATCACGGCGACGCTCGTGGACAACACCCCGGACGCCGTGCGGGCCGCCATGCAGCCGAACACGCGGCTGGTGTGGGCCGAAATGATCAGTAATCCCGCCGGGGATATCGCGGACATCCGCGCGTTCGCTGATATCGCCCACGAGCACGGGGCGCTGCTGGCGATCGACAACACCTGCGGGGGTGTCGGCTTCCTGTGTCGCCCGCTGGAGCACGGCGCGGACATCGTCAGCCAGTCCCTGACGAAATGGGCCGGGGGGCACGGCAGCGTCCTGGGCGGCGCGGTCACGGTCGGCACCGGGCATGACCTGACCCGCAACCCGATCTACACGGACGGCGGCGAGCAGAGCATCCTCAGCGTGCGGGGCGACGCGGCCCTGGCGTGGCGGCAGCGCTGGTTCGGCGCGCACCAGCTCGGCATGACCCTCGCGCCGCACAGCGCGTTCCTGATCGCCCAGGGCCTGGAGACCCTCGCGCTGCGCCTGGAACGCGAGAGCGCCACCGCCCTCGCCCTCGCCCAGTGGCTGGAGGCGCACCCGAAGGTCGGGAAGGTCAGCTACCCCGGCCTGAGCAGCCACCCGCACCACCACCTCGCGCAGACGTACCTGCGCGGCGGTCAGGGCGCGGTCCTGACGTTCGAGGTGCCGGACCCCAGCGCGTTCCTGTCCCGCGTGCGCGTCCTGCGCATCGCCCCGAACCTCGGGGACGTCCGCACGCTCGTCGTGCACCCCTGGACGACCACGCACGGCCGAGTGCCCGAACCCGCCCGCCACGCCGCCGGCGTCACCCCCACCACCATCCGCATGAGCGTCGGCGTGGAAGCCCTGCGCGACCTCCAGGCCGACATCGAACAGGCGTTGTAACGTCGAAGGTCGAAAGTTGATGGTTGATGGAAGGATCTCCCCTCTATCAACCATCAACCTTCTCCTATCAACCCCTTACAGCCAGGCTTTCTTGCCGGTGATGTACTCGCGCTGGAAGTCCGCGTCGCTCTTGGTGAGGTAGATGATGCCCTCGACGAGACCGAGGAGGCCGACCAGGAACGGCACGAGGAAGAACACCGCGCCGACGATGATGAACGATCCGATGATGCCCAGGAACCACCCGCCGATGGTCGCGGCGAGCATGATCACGCCGGGCTGGGTGTTGCCCAGGTAGAACTTGTGGACGCCCAGGCCGCCCAGGAAGATCGCCAGGAGGCCCGCGATGAGTTTCTTCTGGGCCACGTCGCCGCTCTGGACGCCCTGCGTGAACTGGTTGATGGCCTGCCGCGCCTGCCGTTCCAGATCGTCGAAGTTCCCACTCTGACTGGGCGCGTGGTGCATGGGGGCGGGCCCCTGCGGGATGCTGGGGTTCTTCGCGCCGCCCGTGGCGCGCGCCACCCAGTCGTCGTCCGCCGGGGGGCGCGGCGGGGGCACGACCGTCGGGGCGACCGGGGCGGGCGGCACGTGATGCGCAGGCTGGGGCTGCGGGGTGTGCGCGGCGCTGCTCCCGGCCGCCTGATCCACCCAGGACGGCGCGGCAGGGCTGGGCGGCGTGCTGACGGGTGTGCCAGCGGTCGTGCCGGAGGTGCCCACGGCAGCGTCCACCCACGACGGAGCGGGCGCGGGCTCGGCCGGGCGGGGGGCCGGGGTGGCGGGCGCGGCGCCCGCGACCTCGTCCACCCAGGAGGGCGCGGCGGCACGCGGGGCGGCGTCCGGGATGCGCAGGTCGTCCGCCCCGGCAGGCTTCGGCGCAGCGGTGGGGGCAGCGGTCGGGCTGGGGGCCGGGCTGGCGCTGGACCCGCCGAGGACCTCGTCCACCCAGGACGGCGCGTTGCTGGAGGCGTCGGGTTGCTTGTCGTCCGGGTTGGTCATGCCCCACAGTACGCGATTCCCACGCGGGCCGTTTCATCCGTCAGACGATATCGACGTGCCCGCACGCGACGATGACGGGCAGCGGCACAGTCAGCGGCCCCTCACCGAACAGCGGTGCCAGTTCGGCGTGGTGCGCGGCCTCCAGCGCCGCCACCTCCTGCGGGGGCAGGGAGGCCAGCGGCACCCCCTCCAGCCCCGCGCGGATATCGGCCCAGCGCGCCCCGACGTCCGGCAGGGTGTACGTCAGCGGATGCAGGGTCGCCTGCACGTCCGTCAGACCCGCCGCGCGCAGCACCTCCGCCAGGGCCTCCGGGGTGGGCAGGCGACCCAGCGGCGGCGCGCCCGGCTTCAGGCCTACCGTGGCGAGTCGGGTGCGCCACAGGCCCGGCAGCGGCCCCAGCAGTCCCGCCCCGAACGACGACACCACCACCCGCCCGCCGGGCCGCACCACCCGCGCCCACTCGCGCACGCCGCCCGGCATGTCCGGCAGGAAGAACACGCCCGCCGCGCACACCGCCACGTCGAACGCACCGTCCGGGAACGGCAACGCCGCCGCGTCCACCCGCACGAACGCCGCGCCCGGCACCCGCGCGCGGGCCAGCGTCAGCATGCCCGCCGACACGTCCACCCCCACCACGCGGCCCGCGCGGCCCATGACCTCCGCCGCCACCGCGCCCGTGCCGGTCATCACGTCCAGCACCGCCTCGCCCGGCTGCACGGCCGCCGCGTCCGCCACGAAGCGGGCTGCCTGCGCCAGGAAGCCCACCGCGTCATACCGCTCCGCCACCGCGTCGAACAGCGCCTCGTTCGCGCGCACGCGGTCGCCGGTCACGTATCGATCCGCAGGGTCGCCACGCCCGCCCACGCGCCGCGCGGCAGGCGCACCACGTCGATCAGCAGCAGCGCCACACGGCCCGCCGTGACCGTCACCAGCCGCCCGTCCGCACCCGACGCGAACAGCGCCGCCGCCGCGCGGATCGCCTCCGGCTCACCCGGCGCGTAGAAGTCCGCCGCGTTCCCCTCGGCCTCCCGCCGCGACAGGCGCTCCGCGAGCCGGAACGCGGACGGGACGACCTCCACCTCGACCTCCCCGGTCGGCAGGGGCAGCAGCCCCAGCCAGTCGACGTGCGCCAGTTCCTCGGGCGTGAACGCGCGCGGCAGGACGAACGGCACGAAGGGCGCGTCCGTGTCACTCGACTCGGTCAGGCCCCCCAGCGCCGACACCAGCGAGGCCGCGAACGCCACGCCCTCCTGCACGCCCGCGCCATCCACCGGCGGCCCTGGCTGCCCCTCCCACCCGAACACCCCGTCCGGCGACAGGCGACCCGCCACCACGACCGGCGACACCGACCCGTCCGCCCGGTACGCCACCAGCCGCTCCAGATGCACCCGCCCGTTCAGATCCCCGCCCGGTTCCGTCATGCCGTCACTCTGCCGCCTGCGCCCCGCTCAGTCCAGCGGAAGATCAGCGGCCGCTCACAGGGCGTCACCGAAGAAGCCGCACAGGGTCGCCACGCCGCGCGCCAGGGGCGTCAGGACCCACACCCGCTCCGGGTCGCCCCGGCTATCGGATCGGTCCTCGCGGGTCAGCAGGCCCAGGCCCGCCAGTCCACCCAGCGCCCCCTCGAACTCCAGCCGCGACCAGCCCAGCGGCACACTGCCGCGCAGGGGCAGCGCGTCCGCGAACGGCTCGATGGGATCGAGCAGGTCGAATACCTCGCCCAGCGCGTCCATCTCCCGCGCGGACAGGCCCTCCACGATCCGCAGGGCCTGGAAGCGGTCCGGGGTGGGGGAGGGGTGCAGCCGCGCGCAGCCCGCCAGCGCCCGCGCGATCAGCGCCAGCTTCCCGTCGGATTCCGCGATCTCCGCTGCGCGGTTCGCCTGTATCACGTTCGCCCGGAACGCCGCCGACCGCACGTACGCCACGTCCACCCGGTCCGCCTCCAGCCCCGCCAGGGCGTCCGCCAGCAGGGGCGACAGCCGCGCCGACACCGGCACGTCCAGCCCGCCCAGCACCGCCAACCCCAGACCTTCCCGCATCCGCCCACTCTACGACCCCAAAGCACAACGGCATGGCACAGTGACCCCATGCCCACCCTGCGCCCCTACCAGCCCGGCGACCGGGCCGCGTGCCTGCACCTGTTCGACGCGAACACCCCCCACTCCTTCCTGCCCGAAGAACGCCCCGACTTCGAGGGATGGCTGGACGGTCAGGAAGGCCCCGCCGAGTACCTCGTCATGGAAGACCAGGGCGACATCATCGCCTGCGGCGGCCTGTGGTTCAGCCCCGACCCCACCCGCCCCGCCGGATTCGCGTGGGGCATGGTGCACCCCGCCCGGCAGCGGCAGGGCCACGGCCACACCCTCGCCCGGGCCCGCCTGGACCGCCTGCGCGCCCTGGGCGTCCCGCACGCCACGCTGGACACCAGCCAGCACACCGCGCCGTTCTACGCCCGCCTGGGCTTCCGCGAGGTGAAGCGCACCCCCGACGGCTACGGCCCCGGCCTGCACCGCGTGGACATGGTGGCCGACCTGTAAACGAACAAACCCCCGCCGAAGCGGAGGCTTTTCACCTGGAGCCAGAGGTCGGATTTGAACCGACGACCTACTGATTACGAATCAGTTGCTCTACCCCTGAGCTACACTGGCGGACTACGGGTCGGGGCTTCCTACGGGAAGCTCAAAAAGTATAGGGAGGGGGGCGGGGGGTGTCAAGGCGCGCGGGCCGGGCGGGGCGGGGGCCTATGCTGCGGGCCATGAGTGACGCGCTGACGGTGTTCGAGACGATTCATGGGCGGGTGCAGCCGCTGGAGTGGCTGGTGCTGGCCCCGCACCCGGATGACGCGGAGATCGGCGCAGGCGGCACCTTGATCCGCCTGGCGCGGGCGGGCCGCGCGGTAGGCATCCTGGAACTGTCGCGCGGGGAGCGAGGCACGCAGGGTTCGCCGGAGGTGCGCGTGGCGGAGTGCGCGCGGGCGGCCGGGATCATGGGGCTGGCGTGGCGTGGGCAGCTGGGCCTGCCGGACGGGGAGCTGCGGGACACGCTGGAGGGCGCGCACGCCCTGGCGGCGGTCCTGCGCGCCGTGCGGCCCCGGGTGCTGGTCGTTCCGCACCACCGGGACCGGCACCCGGATCACTTCGGGTCGTATCACCTGAGCAAGCGCGCGGTGCATCTGGCGCAGCTGGCGAAGGCGGACCTGCCGGGCGACCCTCACCGAGTGGGGCGGGTGCTGCTGTACCAGGGGAACGCGGACATCACCCCGAACGTGCTGATCGACGTGGCGGACGTGCAGGACGTGTGGGCGCAGTCGGTGCTGGCGCACGAGAGTCAGTTCTCCGGCGCGGCCATCTCGGAGACGGTCACGCCGGAGATCGTGGAGCGCCGCCGCGCCCGCATGACGTACTGGGGCACCATGGCCCGCGTCCGCTACGCCGAGGCCTTCGAGGCGGAGGATGCCCTGCTGGTCGACCCACTGACGCTGTAAGAAGGGATTCGCCTTCGTTTATCTGGGAACGGTCAGACCGACGTTTCTGGCGAGGTGGTGCTGCCGTGCAGGCTGGCTGCTCAGGGCCGTCAGAAGATCCTGAAATTCCTGTGGGTCGATCAGAGGCGGCATGACGAACCGCTGCGGCGCGGTGAAGATCAACGCCAGGAGGTCCGCGGCGGTGTGCGCTTCGTGGTCGCTGCCGTGGAACAGCATCTCGATCAGGACAGCACGCACCGCGTCCACGCTCTGAATCAGGTTCATCTGGATGTGTTCCCGTTCGTGGATGGACAGCCGGTGGCTGGGTGAGCCACTGGCGATCTCGTGGATCGCGTCGAGGAGCAGGGGACGGCCTGCCGGAGTGGCGGAGCCCAGTCCAGCGAGCAGCACGGGCAGCACCTTCGGGCCAGCCGGGTACAGCGAGCCCTGGATGACCGCGACGTTGTCGATCTTCCCGTACAGTTCCTGCGCTTCTGCAGCGGTATGGCTGGCCTGGAGAGCGTGAATCGCGATCAGTAGCTCCGCGATCCGCTGGTCGCCCTTGCCGTCGCCGTTCCACACGTCGTCTGGGGTCAGCGAGAGCTCCGGGCGTTCAGGCATGGTAACGGTTCAGCGGTTGCTCATGTCCTGGGCCCACTGGCTGAAGGGGCTGGGTGTGCGGGGCTGGCCGCTCAGGAGGTCCTCGATCTCGTCGGCGAGGTCCAGGCCGTACTTGTACGCGCCCTGCCCGGCGACGACGCCGCTGCCGTACTTCTCGCGGTAGTTGGCGGGGGTGCGGTCGCTGGTCATGGCCTCGGCGCTGGCGTTCGTCTGCGGGAGGACCGTGGTGAGGATGGGCGGCGTGCCCTCCCCGGTGGCGTCGAAGGCGCGCCTGAGGTCCTCCGGGAGGCGCTGGAGGCCCTGGCGGTGCTGGGCGCTCTGACTCTGGTACTTGGTGATCAGGACGCCCAGGCAGCGCAGTCTGAGGTCGCGGGCGCGGCGGATCTGAGCGATGCGCGTGGCGATCTGTGGGATGCCGTAGGTGCTCAGTCGGTCGGGAATGGTGGGGATCAGGTAGTGGTCGCTGACTTCCAGGCCGTTCTGCGTGACGAAGCCCAGGTTGGGCGGGCAGTCGATCAGGACGTAGTCGTACGAGCTGAAGGCCGGCGCGACGAACTTCTTCACGGCTTCCATGGGGCCGACCGAGTAGTGCGAGCGGCCCGCGATGTCCTGCATGCGGTCCTGCACGTCGATCAACCGGATGGAGCTGGGCAGGAGGTCCACCCGGCCGTACCGCGTGCCTTCGGGCAGCTGGTCGATCATCTCGGGCGGGACGCGGTTGAGGTTGCTGACGCCGCGCAGGATGGCGCGCGTGGCGTCGAAGGTGAAGGTGCCGTCGCCGCGCAGCAGGTCCAGGAACAGGTGCGCGAGGGTCTGCCCGGCCTCGTCCGCTTCTTCCCAGCGTTGCTCGCCGATCAGTGCGAGGGTGGCGTTCGTCTGCGGGTCCAGGTCGAGGACCAGCACGCGTTTCTGCTTCATGAACGCCAGCGTGTCGGCCAGCTGGACGGTCGCGGTGGTCTTGGCGACGCCGCCCTTGAGGTTGATGAAACTCAGGACGTGCGGGGCCATCAGAGTTCGCGGATCTTCGCGAGGACCGCCTCGGGACGCACGGTGTAGTCCCCGGTCTTCTCCTCGACGTGCTGGTAGCGCACCACGCCCTTCCGGTCGATCAGGAACACGGCGCGGCCGCTGATGCCGCGGTCGTCGATGGCGACGCCGTACGAGCGGGCCACGTCGAGTTTCATGTCGGCCAGCAGCGGCACCTCGATGCCGTACTCGGCCGCCCAGGCCTTGTGCGCGTGCACGCTGTCGCGGTTCACGCCCAGCACCACGGCGCCCGCGTCCGCGAAGTCGTCCTGACGGCCGGAGTACTCGGGCAGCTGCATGGAGCACACCGGGCTGAAGTCCAGCGGGTAGAACACCAGCACGACGTGCTGCTGGTC is a window of Deinococcus grandis DNA encoding:
- a CDS encoding bifunctional 3,4-dihydroxy-2-butanone-4-phosphate synthase/GTP cyclohydrolase II — its product is MTLASIPELLAELRAGRPVILVDDENRENEGDLLMPAATATPEWVNFMAREGRGLICVTLTPDRARALDLTPMVGSSTDPNGTAFTVSVDHVSNSTGISAFDRAATIAALMDDAAKPADFRRPGHIFPLVARPGGVLRRAGHTEAGCDLARLAGFAPVGVICEIMGDDGEMSRLPDLLAFGERHGLKVGSIEALIAYRLEHDPFMQLVAEAQLPTEHGEFRLVGFEDSLTGAEHVALVMGEITPEPMLVRVHSECLTGDGFHSLRCDCGPQRDAAMQAIAAEGRGVLVYLRQEGRGIGLLNKIRAYHLQDGGADTVEANLQLGFPADARDFGIGAQMLHLLGARQLRVLTNNPRKLHSLGGFGLEVVERVPLHVGHNEHNTAYLSTKAAKLGHLGTDGSGD
- the ribH gene encoding 6,7-dimethyl-8-ribityllumazine synthase, whose amino-acid sequence is MNRIEANLLATDLKFAVVSTRWNHLIVDRLVEGAELAFVQHGGKTENLDHFLAPGSYEVPLIARKLAESGKYDAVVCLGAVIKGDTDHYDFVAGGAANGILNTSLHTGVPVAFGVLTTDTVEQALNRAGIKAGNKGAEAVLAMIETVNLLRQIG
- a CDS encoding creatininase family protein — its product is MNWGMVEDLLTREDRCVLPLGCTEQHATLSLATDTLLAERVAREAADGSGVPVFPALPYGITPTFAAYPGTLSLRVSTYLNLLDDLLSGLHEQGFRRILIVNGHGGNTPGQGWLGEWLARHPDARVQWHNWWNAPRTWAAVQRVDPLASHASWMENFPWTRLDGVPAPEERKPMVDVAALRQLPPAKVREVLGDGNYGGLHRRPDREMQLIWQEAVAETRALLDSGWA
- a CDS encoding aminotransferase class V-fold PLP-dependent enzyme gives rise to the protein MSDTPADTTHPQGWTYETTAVHSSIPRGLGQTIGFPIHAAAAFQFDTLEEAQLEFQQNTGLSYARLQNPTVRALEDRITTLEGGAATVAVASGQAATLTAILSVCRAGDHVVSASSLFGGTTGMLSNILPLMGITATLVDNTPDAVRAAMQPNTRLVWAEMISNPAGDIADIRAFADIAHEHGALLAIDNTCGGVGFLCRPLEHGADIVSQSLTKWAGGHGSVLGGAVTVGTGHDLTRNPIYTDGGEQSILSVRGDAALAWRQRWFGAHQLGMTLAPHSAFLIAQGLETLALRLERESATALALAQWLEAHPKVGKVSYPGLSSHPHHHLAQTYLRGGQGAVLTFEVPDPSAFLSRVRVLRIAPNLGDVRTLVVHPWTTTHGRVPEPARHAAGVTPTTIRMSVGVEALRDLQADIEQAL
- a CDS encoding TM2 domain-containing protein, encoding MTNPDDKQPDASSNAPSWVDEVLGGSSASPAPSPTAAPTAAPKPAGADDLRIPDAAPRAAAPSWVDEVAGAAPATPAPRPAEPAPAPSWVDAAVGTSGTTAGTPVSTPPSPAAPSWVDQAAGSSAAHTPQPQPAHHVPPAPVAPTVVPPPRPPADDDWVARATGGAKNPSIPQGPAPMHHAPSQSGNFDDLERQARQAINQFTQGVQSGDVAQKKLIAGLLAIFLGGLGVHKFYLGNTQPGVIMLAATIGGWFLGIIGSFIIVGAVFFLVPFLVGLLGLVEGIIYLTKSDADFQREYITGKKAWL
- a CDS encoding class I SAM-dependent methyltransferase; translated protein: MTGDRVRANEALFDAVAERYDAVGFLAQAARFVADAAAVQPGEAVLDVMTGTGAVAAEVMGRAGRVVGVDVSAGMLTLARARVPGAAFVRVDAAALPFPDGAFDVAVCAAGVFFLPDMPGGVREWARVVRPGGRVVVSSFGAGLLGPLPGLWRTRLATVGLKPGAPPLGRLPTPEALAEVLRAAGLTDVQATLHPLTYTLPDVGARWADIRAGLEGVPLASLPPQEVAALEAAHHAELAPLFGEGPLTVPLPVIVACGHVDIV
- a CDS encoding GNAT family N-acetyltransferase encodes the protein MPTLRPYQPGDRAACLHLFDANTPHSFLPEERPDFEGWLDGQEGPAEYLVMEDQGDIIACGGLWFSPDPTRPAGFAWGMVHPARQRQGHGHTLARARLDRLRALGVPHATLDTSQHTAPFYARLGFREVKRTPDGYGPGLHRVDMVADL
- a CDS encoding PIG-L family deacetylase — protein: MSDALTVFETIHGRVQPLEWLVLAPHPDDAEIGAGGTLIRLARAGRAVGILELSRGERGTQGSPEVRVAECARAAGIMGLAWRGQLGLPDGELRDTLEGAHALAAVLRAVRPRVLVVPHHRDRHPDHFGSYHLSKRAVHLAQLAKADLPGDPHRVGRVLLYQGNADITPNVLIDVADVQDVWAQSVLAHESQFSGAAISETVTPEIVERRRARMTYWGTMARVRYAEAFEAEDALLVDPLTL
- a CDS encoding ParA family protein encodes the protein MAPHVLSFINLKGGVAKTTATVQLADTLAFMKQKRVLVLDLDPQTNATLALIGEQRWEEADEAGQTLAHLFLDLLRGDGTFTFDATRAILRGVSNLNRVPPEMIDQLPEGTRYGRVDLLPSSIRLIDVQDRMQDIAGRSHYSVGPMEAVKKFVAPAFSSYDYVLIDCPPNLGFVTQNGLEVSDHYLIPTIPDRLSTYGIPQIATRIAQIRRARDLRLRCLGVLITKYQSQSAQHRQGLQRLPEDLRRAFDATGEGTPPILTTVLPQTNASAEAMTSDRTPANYREKYGSGVVAGQGAYKYGLDLADEIEDLLSGQPRTPSPFSQWAQDMSNR
- a CDS encoding peroxiredoxin, whose translation is MSLVGQPAPDFTLPASTGEQITLSSYRDQQHVVLVFYPLDFSPVCSMQLPEYSGRQDDFADAGAVVLGVNRDSVHAHKAWAAEYGIEVPLLADMKLDVARSYGVAIDDRGISGRAVFLIDRKGVVRYQHVEEKTGDYTVRPEAVLAKIREL